The proteins below are encoded in one region of Acidobacteriota bacterium:
- a CDS encoding flagellar FliJ family protein: protein MSGFRYRLEVLLRLARVRRREQRRELADVMARRADVEERLEAIDREIESCSREIADAGRRGVDGATLAALENYRRGLQARRPVLAQRHEELSREAGQISRRLEESSRRVKVLEGQRGEKERLYLREVDRRRQAALDDMVLTRKVWQAAAERRAREEGR from the coding sequence GTGAGCGGGTTTCGCTATCGCCTGGAAGTTCTCCTGCGGCTGGCCCGCGTGCGGCGCCGTGAGCAGCGCCGGGAGTTGGCCGACGTGATGGCCCGCCGGGCCGACGTGGAAGAGCGGCTCGAAGCCATCGACCGCGAGATCGAGAGCTGCTCCCGGGAAATCGCCGATGCCGGCCGCCGTGGCGTGGATGGCGCGACTCTCGCGGCCCTGGAGAACTACCGACGCGGGCTGCAGGCCCGGCGCCCGGTGCTGGCGCAGCGCCATGAGGAACTGTCTCGCGAGGCCGGGCAGATCTCCCGCCGGCTCGAAGAGAGTTCACGAAGGGTCAAGGTCCTCGAAGGACAACGCGGTGAAAAAGAACGGCTGTACCTGCGGGAAGTCGATCGTCGCCGGCAGGCGGCGCTGGATGACATGGTGCTGACCCGCAAGGTCTGGCAGGCGG
- a CDS encoding FliI/YscN family ATPase — protein sequence MNPLARRIGERLRADRDLVERLDLTRRAGRVTRSVGLAIESRGPKVAVGEECRLEGASGELLSLVEVVGFEGSRVYSMPVDPVRGLRHADRIVATGRHPRVGVGDALLGRVLDGDGRPLDGGGELGVTRSAPIHDTPVPALDRPRITEPMATGVRSIDGFLTLGRGQRIGIFAGAGVGKSRLLGSIARHAEDEVVVISLVGERNREVREFVEAELGAEGRRRAVVFVATSDESPLRRVRCALAATTVAEDFRRRGRNVTLLMDSLTRVAMALREIGLATGEPPSSKGYTPSVFAFLPRLLERAGRDPSGGALTGIYTVFVEGDDLADPVADASRAILDGHIVLSRTLAERAHYPAVDVLASTSRVMSEVVNDEHKRLALHIRRLMAVYRDHEDLVAIGAYRSGVDPMLDEAVRRRQAIIDLLQQDLHRPSSLEETLGSMRAIVEAEAESAP from the coding sequence GTGAATCCCCTGGCCAGGCGGATCGGTGAGCGGTTGCGGGCCGACCGGGATCTGGTCGAGCGGCTCGACCTGACCCGCCGTGCGGGCCGGGTGACCCGGTCGGTCGGACTGGCCATCGAGAGTCGGGGTCCGAAGGTGGCCGTGGGTGAGGAGTGCCGGCTGGAAGGCGCGAGCGGTGAGTTGCTGAGCCTGGTGGAAGTGGTCGGATTCGAGGGTTCAAGGGTGTATTCCATGCCCGTCGACCCGGTGCGGGGGTTGCGCCACGCAGACCGGATCGTGGCCACCGGCCGCCATCCCCGGGTCGGCGTCGGCGACGCTTTGCTCGGCCGTGTCCTCGACGGCGATGGCCGTCCCCTCGATGGTGGGGGCGAGCTGGGGGTGACCAGGAGCGCGCCGATTCACGACACGCCCGTGCCGGCCCTCGACCGGCCGCGAATCACCGAGCCGATGGCGACGGGTGTGCGTTCCATCGACGGTTTCCTGACCCTCGGACGTGGCCAGCGGATCGGCATCTTCGCCGGCGCCGGCGTGGGCAAGAGCCGACTGCTGGGAAGCATCGCGCGCCACGCGGAAGACGAGGTGGTGGTGATTTCGCTGGTGGGTGAGCGCAACCGTGAGGTCCGGGAATTCGTCGAGGCGGAGCTGGGTGCGGAGGGACGTCGCCGGGCGGTGGTCTTCGTGGCCACCTCCGACGAGTCACCTCTCCGGCGCGTGCGCTGCGCGCTGGCCGCGACCACGGTGGCGGAAGACTTCCGCCGGCGCGGCCGCAATGTGACGCTTCTGATGGATTCGCTGACCCGGGTCGCCATGGCCCTCCGGGAGATCGGCCTGGCCACCGGGGAGCCTCCCTCGAGCAAGGGCTACACCCCCAGTGTTTTCGCCTTTCTCCCCCGCCTGCTCGAGCGTGCCGGCCGGGACCCTTCCGGCGGCGCGTTGACGGGGATCTACACGGTGTTCGTGGAGGGGGACGACCTGGCCGATCCGGTGGCCGACGCCTCCCGTGCGATTCTGGACGGCCACATCGTGCTGTCGCGGACGCTGGCCGAGCGGGCCCACTATCCCGCCGTCGATGTGCTCGCTTCGACCTCCCGAGTGATGAGCGAAGTGGTGAACGATGAGCACAAGCGCCTGGCCCTCCATATCCGGCGCCTGATGGCGGTCTACCGGGACCACGAGGACCTGGTGGCCATCGGTGCCTACCGCAGTGGTGTCGATCCCATGCTGGACGAGGCCGTCCGTCGCCGGCAGGCGATCATCGACTTGCTGCAACAGGATCTGCACAGGCCCAGCAGCCTGGAGGAGACCCTCGGCAGCATGCGGGCCATCGTCGAGGCCGAGGCGGAGAGCGCGCCGTGA
- a CDS encoding FliH/SctL family protein, translated as MPGKVIERGEVRPYRPPVQPGYEDTEESRRSIEQAMREGYEEGLRRGTAEAHKQLESERLEAARQLARALEEIATLRRNILDSLRRETVDLALAAAARMVRARIDQGDAVVERVVAETLDKLGSTAVREIRLHPEDLEVMRSGGAAEIVEGIALVPDESIARGGVLIETADEEVDARQETALKVLRESLLEEK; from the coding sequence TTGCCGGGTAAGGTGATTGAGCGGGGAGAGGTGCGGCCCTATCGCCCCCCCGTGCAGCCAGGCTACGAGGACACCGAGGAGAGCCGGCGCTCGATCGAGCAGGCCATGCGCGAGGGTTACGAGGAAGGTCTGCGCCGCGGCACGGCCGAGGCGCACAAGCAGCTCGAATCCGAGCGCCTGGAGGCAGCGCGACAACTCGCCCGGGCGTTGGAGGAGATCGCCACCCTGCGGCGGAATATCCTCGATTCCCTGAGGCGGGAGACGGTGGATCTGGCCCTCGCGGCCGCGGCTCGCATGGTGCGCGCCCGTATCGACCAGGGTGACGCCGTGGTCGAGAGGGTGGTCGCCGAGACCCTCGACAAGCTCGGATCGACGGCCGTGCGGGAGATCCGGCTGCACCCCGAGGATCTCGAAGTGATGCGTAGCGGCGGCGCCGCCGAGATCGTCGAGGGCATCGCGCTGGTTCCCGACGAATCGATCGCCCGTGGAGGTGTGCTGATCGAGACGGCCGACGAGGAAGTCGACGCCCGCCAGGAGACCGCGCTCAAGGTGCTGCGCGAAAGTCTGCTGGAGGAAAAGTGA
- the fliG gene encoding flagellar motor switch protein FliG, producing MADELTGAQKAAIVLTLLGEEAGAEVLKHLEDDEVRAITMEIAQIKMIDPSRHEQVLDEFHELIRKSRGLELAGPPLAKKMLSLARPEVADKLLHELEPRRIRDADEDGPLLPPPELPDLVIGAPSRRLAMLLSEEAPQTVALIMALLPPRKAARVMKTMETERRLEVTRRMASIEEVQPEVVKRIGKVLEEGLKAICEEPLVPLDGVRAASDTLQGLGRAVGQEIVDELAEDYPELGKQLRDMLFTFDMLSLLSDRDTQEVLKQVDRSTLALALKAAEPELQVQFCRNMSERASQMLKEEMEFLGAPKVSEIEVAQRQIIELVLKLEKEGAISIEEQAVAG from the coding sequence ATGGCGGATGAGTTGACCGGGGCGCAGAAGGCGGCGATCGTTCTGACCCTGCTGGGCGAGGAAGCGGGTGCCGAGGTGCTCAAGCACCTGGAAGACGACGAGGTCAGGGCGATCACGATGGAGATTGCCCAGATCAAGATGATCGATCCTTCGCGTCATGAGCAGGTTCTCGACGAATTCCACGAGCTGATCCGCAAATCGCGTGGCCTCGAACTGGCCGGACCGCCGCTGGCGAAGAAGATGCTTTCGCTGGCCCGGCCCGAGGTGGCCGACAAGTTGCTCCACGAGCTCGAGCCCCGCCGGATCCGGGACGCGGACGAGGACGGCCCGCTTCTGCCTCCGCCCGAGCTGCCCGATCTGGTGATCGGCGCGCCTTCGCGACGCCTGGCGATGCTGCTCTCCGAGGAGGCGCCTCAGACGGTGGCCCTGATCATGGCGCTGCTGCCGCCACGCAAGGCTGCGCGGGTGATGAAGACGATGGAAACCGAGCGCCGGCTGGAAGTCACGCGTCGCATGGCGTCCATCGAAGAGGTGCAACCCGAAGTGGTCAAGCGCATCGGCAAGGTGCTCGAGGAGGGTCTCAAGGCGATCTGCGAAGAGCCGCTGGTACCTCTCGACGGGGTGCGGGCCGCCTCGGATACCTTGCAGGGTCTCGGTCGCGCTGTGGGGCAAGAGATCGTCGACGAGCTCGCCGAGGACTATCCCGAACTGGGCAAGCAGCTCAGGGACATGCTCTTCACCTTCGATATGCTCAGTCTGCTCAGCGATCGGGATACCCAGGAGGTGCTCAAGCAGGTCGATCGCAGCACCCTGGCCCTGGCCCTCAAGGCGGCCGAACCGGAGTTGCAGGTCCAGTTCTGCCGGAACATGTCCGAGCGGGCATCCCAGATGCTCAAGGAGGAGATGGAATTCCTTGGGGCGCCCAAGGTTTCCGAGATAGAAGTCGCCCAGCGCCAGATCATCGAGCTTGTTCTCAAGCTCGAAAAGGAAGGCGCGATCTCGATCGAGGAGCAGGCCGTTGCCGGGTAA
- the fliF gene encoding flagellar basal-body MS-ring/collar protein FliF, translating to MNEILQQISQAWASLSLRQRISLVLSAGMTVAAVGGIVWWAQQPTWTVLYTGLDGKEAQEIVQELQAAKVPLRLSDGGTTIEVPYEKIDQARIDLAAKNLPQSGRFGFIEMFQGDSFAQSNRMHQVRLQRALEDELARTIESLDEVRTARVHLVLPGERVFLDDDDVAKASVTLAVARGGRIAAENVQAIARIVAGAVPELDIEHVSVVDTNGHVLWEGDGEGGGGSMAAFRQVEMKNAVESDINRKVAKVLQPLVGQDRFIVRTTADLDLTRSVRKERQYDPDRGVLVSEQKSKKKSSSGGAGARGVPGTASNLPGAAAGGASARSSSESETRQTNSYEYSVVEKQVEEPTGRIKRISVAVLVDQTWVKGEEDEAAQPVPRSDEEMARIEQLVKAAISFDEARGDVVTVEQSPFRITEPVIEEPGFDPRSWLPLLKYPSLVLLLLLVFLLFYRPMLKTVQQVLPAVGSRGGTSPGSEASANLEQQFQLGPPSQLEVLRQRLAALAAEQPEGMAQTMRVWLHETEE from the coding sequence ATGAACGAGATCCTGCAACAGATCAGTCAAGCATGGGCGTCGCTGAGTCTTCGGCAGCGCATCAGCCTGGTGCTTTCGGCCGGGATGACCGTCGCGGCCGTCGGCGGCATCGTCTGGTGGGCCCAGCAGCCGACCTGGACCGTGCTCTACACCGGCCTCGACGGCAAGGAAGCCCAGGAGATCGTTCAGGAACTGCAGGCAGCCAAGGTTCCCCTGCGCCTGAGCGACGGGGGAACGACGATCGAGGTGCCCTACGAGAAGATCGACCAGGCGCGCATCGACCTGGCAGCGAAGAACCTGCCCCAGAGCGGTCGTTTCGGCTTCATCGAGATGTTTCAGGGCGACAGTTTTGCCCAGTCCAACCGGATGCACCAGGTGCGGTTGCAGAGGGCGCTGGAGGATGAACTGGCCCGAACGATCGAATCGCTCGACGAAGTGCGGACCGCGAGGGTTCACCTGGTGCTGCCCGGAGAGCGGGTCTTCCTCGACGATGACGACGTGGCCAAGGCATCGGTGACCCTCGCGGTGGCGCGCGGCGGGCGGATCGCCGCAGAGAACGTGCAGGCCATCGCGCGCATCGTGGCGGGGGCCGTTCCGGAACTGGACATCGAGCATGTCAGTGTCGTGGATACCAACGGGCACGTGCTCTGGGAGGGTGACGGCGAAGGTGGAGGCGGCTCGATGGCCGCTTTCCGCCAGGTGGAGATGAAGAACGCGGTCGAGAGCGACATCAACCGCAAGGTGGCCAAGGTCCTGCAGCCCCTCGTGGGACAGGACCGCTTCATCGTCCGCACGACAGCCGATCTGGACCTGACCCGCTCGGTACGCAAGGAGCGCCAGTACGATCCCGACCGCGGCGTGCTGGTTTCCGAGCAGAAATCGAAGAAGAAGTCGAGCAGCGGAGGGGCGGGAGCCCGCGGCGTGCCGGGGACGGCATCCAACCTGCCGGGCGCCGCCGCCGGCGGTGCTTCCGCGCGCAGTTCCTCCGAGAGCGAGACCCGGCAGACCAACAGTTACGAGTACTCGGTGGTGGAAAAACAGGTCGAAGAGCCCACGGGACGCATCAAGCGCATCTCGGTCGCCGTGCTCGTCGATCAGACCTGGGTCAAGGGGGAAGAGGACGAGGCCGCCCAACCCGTTCCGCGCAGCGACGAGGAAATGGCGCGTATCGAGCAATTGGTCAAGGCGGCGATTTCTTTCGATGAGGCCCGCGGCGATGTGGTGACCGTCGAGCAGTCGCCCTTCAGGATCACCGAACCGGTGATCGAGGAACCGGGATTCGATCCTCGAAGCTGGCTTCCCCTGCTCAAGTACCCCTCCCTGGTGCTGTTGTTGCTGCTGGTTTTCCTGCTCTTCTACCGCCCGATGCTGAAGACGGTGCAGCAGGTTCTGCCGGCGGTGGGTTCGAGAGGAGGGACTTCTCCGGGCAGCGAGGCGAGCGCCAACCTCGAGCAGCAGTTCCAGCTCGGTCCTCCATCCCAGCTCGAAGTTCTCCGCCAGCGTCTTGCCGCGCTCGCCGCGGAACAGCCTGAAGGTATGGCCCAGACCATGCGCGTGTGGCTGCACGAGACGGAGGAGTAG
- the fliE gene encoding flagellar hook-basal body complex protein FliE, with the protein MNGSIRDLGLRPEGLQPRPSSSVGREDTGPGKSFGQALENALREVDQGLTTADQEATDFIVGKGGDLHNVMIELEKADLQFRTIVQVRNKLLEAYKEVMRMQV; encoded by the coding sequence ATGAACGGATCCATCCGAGACCTTGGACTGCGGCCGGAAGGCCTGCAACCCCGGCCATCCTCGTCCGTGGGGCGGGAAGACACGGGACCCGGCAAGAGTTTCGGCCAGGCCCTGGAGAACGCCTTGCGCGAGGTGGACCAGGGCCTGACCACGGCGGACCAGGAAGCCACCGATTTTATCGTCGGCAAGGGAGGCGACCTGCACAACGTGATGATCGAGCTGGAGAAAGCCGACCTTCAGTTCCGCACCATCGTGCAGGTACGCAACAAGCTTCTCGAAGCCTACAAGGAAGTGATGCGGATGCAGGTCTGA
- the flgC gene encoding flagellar basal body rod protein FlgC: MSLHDAVKVARSALEMERARMELIASNLANARTTRTPEGGPYLRRLPVVAATPLEGKSFGEVLDDSVRGVRVEGVITDSRPPIMRYEPGHPDADDKGYVAYPNVDPVEEVVDMLSAVRSYEANVNVVKIIGKMNEAALRISR, from the coding sequence ATGTCTCTGCATGACGCCGTCAAGGTTGCCCGCAGCGCTTTGGAGATGGAGCGGGCGCGGATGGAGTTGATCGCGTCCAACCTGGCCAACGCCCGCACGACGCGGACCCCCGAGGGTGGTCCCTACCTGCGTCGCCTGCCGGTGGTCGCGGCGACTCCCCTCGAAGGGAAGAGCTTCGGGGAGGTCCTCGACGACTCGGTGCGGGGGGTACGGGTCGAAGGCGTGATCACCGACTCCCGTCCGCCGATCATGCGCTACGAGCCCGGGCACCCCGACGCCGACGACAAGGGCTACGTGGCCTATCCCAACGTGGATCCGGTGGAAGAGGTCGTGGACATGCTTTCCGCCGTCCGCTCCTACGAGGCCAATGTCAACGTGGTCAAGATCATCGGCAAGATGAACGAGGCCGCGCTGCGGATCTCGCGCTAA
- the flgB gene encoding flagellar basal body rod protein FlgB has translation MRSIDPFFDQMERALDVMTRRQQLLASNVGNVDTPGYRTVDVDFNATLQEAVEQARRQDGGSVETSLRPVEIEGLATRPDGNNVNIDREMAELAATRHRYEVATNVLRNKLRQLRFAIMEGRGA, from the coding sequence GTGAGATCCATCGACCCCTTTTTCGACCAGATGGAGCGGGCTCTCGACGTGATGACCCGGCGTCAGCAACTGCTCGCCTCCAACGTGGGCAACGTGGACACCCCGGGTTACCGCACCGTCGACGTGGACTTCAACGCGACGCTGCAGGAAGCCGTCGAGCAGGCTCGTCGCCAGGACGGCGGTTCGGTGGAAACGAGCCTGCGTCCGGTGGAGATCGAGGGCCTGGCCACGCGGCCCGACGGCAACAACGTCAACATCGACCGCGAGATGGCCGAACTGGCCGCGACGCGCCACCGCTACGAGGTGGCGACCAACGTCCTGCGCAACAAGCTGCGCCAGCTTCGTTTCGCGATCATGGAAGGGAGAGGTGCCTGA
- a CDS encoding sigma-54 dependent transcriptional regulator: MNRKRSVLVVDDDAAMRLAMARVLQRSGYEVLRCGSGAQALEALAARPWEVMVSDIRMPRMNGKELLGRALQLRPELRVVMVTAYGTVADAVEAIRCGARDYLLKPFAPQILLEAVGRCFEGSGARRSGASDPGLIGQAPAFLDLLEQARRAARSQTTVLITGESGTGKEVLARYIHRRSSRADGPFVAVNCAALPPDLLEAELFGVRRGAFTGADSDREGHFQRADGGTLLLDEIGDFPLALQAKLLRALEEKVIVPLGAGEPREVDLRVIASTHQDLRQAVGEGRFRQDLYFRLCVIPLQVPPLRERPGDVVLLARHLAAELARRAGRPAPHFTRQALERLRRHPWPGNVRELRNVIERAVVLDHSGEIGEESLLLDDWSAAGRDDRLCPGMTIAEAERKLIEATLDAAGGNRTRASEMLGISVRTLRNKLKIFRQEDVAAPSSSL; the protein is encoded by the coding sequence GTGAACCGGAAACGATCAGTGCTGGTGGTGGACGACGATGCGGCGATGCGTTTGGCCATGGCCCGGGTGCTCCAGCGTTCCGGCTACGAGGTCCTGCGCTGCGGCAGCGGCGCCCAGGCTCTCGAGGCCCTGGCGGCCCGTCCCTGGGAGGTGATGGTCAGCGACATCCGCATGCCCCGGATGAACGGCAAGGAATTGCTCGGTCGCGCCCTGCAACTCCGGCCCGAGCTGAGAGTGGTGATGGTCACCGCCTACGGCACCGTGGCGGACGCCGTGGAGGCCATCCGCTGCGGGGCCAGGGACTACCTGCTCAAGCCCTTTGCGCCCCAGATCCTGCTCGAAGCGGTGGGACGTTGTTTCGAGGGGAGCGGGGCGCGCCGTTCGGGGGCCTCCGACCCTGGCTTGATCGGCCAGGCTCCGGCTTTCCTCGATCTGCTCGAGCAGGCTCGCCGGGCGGCCCGCAGCCAGACCACCGTGCTGATCACCGGCGAGAGCGGCACGGGAAAGGAAGTGCTGGCCCGCTACATCCACCGGCGCAGTTCCCGCGCCGACGGACCCTTCGTCGCCGTCAACTGCGCGGCCCTGCCTCCGGACCTTCTCGAGGCCGAACTCTTCGGCGTTCGCCGGGGAGCTTTTACCGGCGCCGACAGCGACCGGGAGGGTCATTTTCAGCGGGCCGACGGAGGCACCCTTCTCCTCGACGAGATCGGCGACTTTCCTCTCGCCTTGCAAGCCAAGCTGCTGCGGGCCCTCGAGGAGAAGGTGATCGTGCCCCTCGGGGCGGGAGAGCCCCGGGAGGTGGATCTGCGGGTGATCGCCTCGACCCACCAGGACCTGCGGCAGGCGGTGGGGGAGGGGCGGTTCCGCCAGGATCTCTACTTCCGTCTCTGCGTGATTCCGCTGCAGGTGCCGCCCCTGCGCGAGAGGCCCGGGGACGTGGTGCTGCTGGCCCGCCACCTGGCCGCGGAACTGGCCCGGCGTGCGGGGCGACCGGCGCCCCACTTCACCCGGCAGGCGCTGGAGCGGCTGCGGCGCCATCCCTGGCCCGGAAACGTGAGGGAACTGCGCAACGTGATCGAGCGTGCGGTGGTCCTCGACCACTCCGGTGAGATCGGCGAAGAGAGCCTGCTGCTCGACGATTGGAGCGCGGCAGGCCGGGATGACCGCCTCTGTCCGGGGATGACCATCGCCGAGGCCGAACGGAAGCTGATCGAGGCGACCCTGGATGCGGCGGGAGGCAATCGGACCCGGGCATCGGAGATGCTGGGCATCTCGGTCCGCACCCTGCGCAACAAGCTGAAAATCTTCAGGCAGGAAGATGTTGCCGCTCCATCGTCAAGCCTCTGA
- a CDS encoding ATP-binding protein, protein MSTTEPTLAVQRDLPAVLARMEQASSHLEQQYTRLGRRLEEVRGRLEVALEEKQRLAGLLDSVLESIEAGVILLGPDGRIIAANAAARRAEAVEDSAEGFRLHPALASVSDFPSLVRPQGERGPAWDLRESVLRLAGLGEGRLLLVQDVTRLLRLEEQARRRSRLEALGRMAAEVAHEVRNPLGSLELCATLLIEDLDDRPDDRELAEQILLGVRRLSGTVHRLLSTVRGGPARTTVQDLRALAREVRDFVRPVAQARSIELQAVLPPGPLAAQVDGEGLRQALLNLLGNAFDAAGEGGRVRLEVRAEGADLLLEVGDSGPGIPPEMREEVLEAFYSTREEGTGLGLAVVDAVATSHGGRVEIGQAPEGGALLRLCLPGVLVGAKGSGPEGEAQA, encoded by the coding sequence GTGAGCACGACCGAGCCGACCCTGGCCGTCCAGCGCGATTTGCCGGCGGTGCTGGCCCGCATGGAGCAGGCCTCGAGCCACCTGGAGCAGCAGTACACCCGGCTCGGGCGCCGCCTCGAGGAGGTGCGTGGTCGGCTGGAGGTGGCCCTGGAGGAAAAGCAGCGCCTGGCGGGGCTGCTCGACTCCGTGCTGGAGAGCATCGAGGCGGGGGTGATTCTCCTGGGTCCCGACGGTCGGATCATCGCGGCCAACGCCGCGGCGCGGCGGGCGGAAGCCGTGGAGGACTCCGCGGAGGGTTTCCGGCTCCATCCGGCCCTCGCCTCGGTCTCCGACTTTCCCAGCCTGGTCAGACCGCAAGGGGAGCGAGGTCCGGCGTGGGACCTGCGTGAAAGCGTTCTGCGCCTGGCGGGGCTGGGCGAAGGCCGACTTCTGCTGGTCCAGGACGTGACCCGCCTGCTGCGTCTCGAGGAGCAGGCTCGGCGTCGCTCGCGCCTGGAGGCTCTCGGGCGCATGGCGGCGGAAGTGGCTCACGAGGTCCGCAATCCCCTCGGTTCCCTCGAGTTGTGCGCCACGCTGCTGATCGAGGACCTCGACGACCGCCCCGACGACCGGGAACTGGCCGAGCAGATCCTCCTGGGCGTGCGCCGGCTGTCGGGCACCGTGCATCGCCTCTTGTCCACGGTGCGCGGTGGTCCCGCCCGCACCACGGTCCAGGATCTTCGCGCTCTCGCCCGCGAGGTCCGGGATTTCGTGCGGCCCGTGGCCCAGGCCCGGAGCATCGAATTGCAGGCCGTCCTCCCCCCCGGGCCGCTGGCGGCGCAGGTCGATGGAGAAGGCCTCCGCCAGGCCCTGCTCAACCTGCTGGGCAACGCCTTCGATGCGGCGGGGGAAGGGGGGCGTGTGCGCCTGGAGGTGCGTGCGGAGGGGGCCGACCTGTTGCTGGAGGTGGGTGACAGCGGTCCGGGCATTCCTCCGGAGATGCGCGAGGAAGTGCTCGAGGCCTTCTACTCCACCCGGGAAGAAGGTACCGGTCTCGGTCTGGCCGTGGTGGACGCGGTGGCGACTTCCCACGGCGGCCGGGTGGAGATCGGCCAGGCGCCGGAGGGGGGAGCCCTGCTCCGCCTCTGCCTGCCGGGAGTGCTCGTCGGCGCAAAGGGGAGCGGTCCAGAAGGAGAAGCTCAAGCGTGA